A single window of Armatimonadota bacterium DNA harbors:
- a CDS encoding molybdopterin oxidoreductase yields the protein MTREKKGFHTEDQGDSRINRRQFLKCSAVLGGALMASQLEWASALMRRAEAGMLSPEEEYELAKAENILYSVCLQCNTGCGIKVKLFRQGDRAIALKIDGNPYNPFTTHPHLPYTTSPLAVSTVDMAICPKGQAGIQTAYDPYRITKVLKRAGKRGENKWITIPFDQAIDEIVNGGKLFAHVPGEENRVVTGLKEIYVLRDPALAKQMAEDVKAIAQAKDKKQAVEEFKKKYANHLHYLIDPDHPDLGPKNNQFVYMWGRKKGGRSEFALRFFADYFGTVNTHGHTTVCQGSLYFSCKAMSEQYEYNKFTGGQKFYWQADLENAEYIVSVGSNLFEANYGPTNQSVRLAPRLANGQAKLVVVNPRFSKAAAKAYRYLPIKPGTDAAFFAGIIQWLIRNQRYDAKYLACANKAAATEAGEPTWTNATWLVKVGADGTPGKFLRAHEIGLAPVEKRVDKEGKEHDFEYLVVMRGGKPVAIDPNDEKNAVTGDLFVDTELNGIRVKSALQIIAEAANARSLEEWAQLCGIPASEIATVAEELAQHGKKGVVDVHRGVAQHTNGFYNVVSAMSINLLLGNFDWKGGMIVASTYNTAGTKPGQPFNLDSLKPGKLTRFGISIIRHDVKYEDTTLFAGYPAKRNWWPLSSDIYEEIIPSIGDAYPYPIKALFMYMGAPTYALPAGHTNIEVLTDLEKVPLFFCSDITIGPTSLYADYIFPDLSYLERWEMHGSHPNMPVKVQPIRQPVIAPLTETVTVFGEKQPCSFEAVLLALAEKLGMPGFGPNGFGEGQPLTRPDDFYIRMVANVALDGSPVPDADDKEVQLFLNARKHLPQTVFAPERWQRIAGANWRKVVYVLNRGGRFQEYAEVYKGEQVSNKYGKLINLYQEKTASTKNAFTGEPNPGYATYIPIVTTLGEPPSKAGMEDGYPLHLITQRDILHTKSRTVVDYWLLALRIENEVLIHPQDAQKLGLKDGDRVKVVSATNPSGEWDLGNGVKKPMIGRVKTTQTIMPGVVTFTLGHGHWATGSSDITIDGTVVKGDPRRARGIHANAAMWVDPYLKNTCMLDPVGGSVSFYDTKVKLVKV from the coding sequence ATGACCCGAGAGAAGAAAGGCTTTCATACAGAGGACCAGGGCGACAGCAGGATAAACCGCAGGCAATTCCTGAAATGTTCGGCTGTGCTGGGTGGCGCGCTGATGGCTTCTCAGCTGGAGTGGGCAAGCGCGCTGATGCGCCGAGCGGAGGCAGGCATGCTGTCGCCAGAAGAGGAGTATGAGCTGGCTAAGGCAGAGAATATCCTGTACTCTGTGTGCCTGCAGTGTAACACAGGATGCGGCATCAAGGTCAAACTGTTCCGGCAGGGCGATAGAGCCATCGCGCTCAAAATAGACGGCAACCCCTACAACCCGTTTACCACTCACCCGCACCTGCCGTATACCACCTCGCCACTCGCGGTGAGCACCGTGGACATGGCAATATGTCCGAAGGGGCAAGCCGGCATCCAAACCGCCTACGACCCTTATCGCATCACGAAGGTGCTCAAGCGGGCGGGCAAACGTGGTGAGAACAAGTGGATAACTATCCCCTTTGATCAGGCGATTGATGAAATCGTCAACGGTGGTAAACTGTTCGCGCACGTGCCCGGCGAGGAGAACCGGGTGGTCACGGGGCTGAAAGAGATCTATGTGCTGCGCGACCCTGCGCTTGCCAAGCAGATGGCAGAAGACGTTAAAGCTATCGCTCAGGCGAAGGATAAGAAGCAGGCGGTGGAGGAGTTCAAGAAAAAATACGCCAACCACCTGCACTATCTGATTGACCCCGACCACCCCGACCTGGGACCCAAGAACAACCAGTTTGTATATATGTGGGGACGCAAGAAGGGCGGGCGCTCTGAGTTTGCGCTGCGCTTCTTCGCCGATTACTTCGGCACGGTGAATACGCATGGGCACACTACTGTGTGCCAGGGCTCGCTCTACTTCTCATGCAAAGCGATGAGTGAGCAATACGAGTACAACAAGTTCACCGGCGGGCAGAAGTTCTACTGGCAGGCAGACCTAGAAAACGCCGAGTATATCGTAAGCGTAGGGAGCAATCTGTTTGAAGCCAATTATGGTCCCACCAACCAGAGCGTCAGGCTAGCGCCTCGCCTGGCGAACGGACAAGCAAAGCTGGTGGTGGTCAACCCGCGCTTCAGCAAAGCAGCTGCGAAGGCATATCGCTACCTGCCGATTAAGCCGGGTACTGACGCCGCCTTCTTCGCCGGCATCATCCAATGGCTGATTCGCAACCAGAGGTACGATGCCAAATACCTTGCCTGCGCCAACAAGGCGGCAGCAACAGAAGCCGGTGAACCTACCTGGACAAACGCCACCTGGCTGGTGAAAGTCGGTGCGGATGGTACACCCGGCAAGTTCTTGCGAGCACATGAAATCGGGCTGGCGCCGGTGGAGAAACGGGTAGACAAGGAAGGTAAAGAACACGATTTCGAATACCTCGTGGTGATGCGCGGGGGCAAACCGGTTGCGATAGACCCGAACGACGAGAAAAACGCCGTTACCGGCGACCTGTTTGTGGACACCGAGCTGAACGGGATACGGGTGAAGAGCGCTTTGCAGATTATCGCCGAAGCGGCGAACGCCAGAAGCCTAGAGGAATGGGCGCAACTCTGCGGCATCCCCGCTAGCGAGATTGCTACCGTTGCAGAAGAGCTGGCTCAGCACGGCAAGAAAGGCGTCGTGGACGTTCATCGCGGCGTTGCCCAGCATACTAATGGTTTCTACAACGTGGTCTCGGCAATGAGCATTAACCTGCTGCTGGGCAACTTTGACTGGAAAGGTGGTATGATTGTCGCCTCCACCTACAACACTGCAGGTACCAAGCCGGGACAGCCGTTCAATTTGGATAGCCTCAAACCGGGCAAGCTTACCAGGTTTGGCATCAGCATCATCCGCCACGACGTGAAATATGAGGACACCACTCTCTTTGCAGGCTACCCCGCAAAGCGCAACTGGTGGCCGCTTTCCAGCGACATCTACGAGGAGATTATCCCTTCTATCGGCGATGCCTACCCCTACCCCATTAAGGCGCTGTTCATGTACATGGGAGCGCCAACCTACGCGCTCCCCGCAGGACACACCAACATTGAGGTGTTGACCGACCTGGAGAAGGTGCCACTGTTCTTCTGTAGTGACATCACCATCGGTCCCACCTCGCTGTACGCGGACTACATCTTCCCCGACCTCAGCTACCTGGAGCGGTGGGAGATGCACGGCTCACATCCCAACATGCCGGTCAAGGTACAACCGATACGGCAGCCGGTCATCGCGCCGCTGACGGAAACGGTGACGGTGTTCGGGGAGAAGCAACCTTGCAGCTTCGAGGCGGTTCTGCTCGCGCTTGCCGAGAAGCTGGGCATGCCCGGGTTCGGTCCCAACGGCTTCGGGGAAGGGCAACCGCTTACTCGTCCAGACGACTTCTACATCCGAATGGTGGCGAACGTCGCGCTGGACGGCAGTCCCGTACCTGATGCAGACGATAAAGAGGTGCAGCTGTTCCTGAATGCCCGCAAACACCTGCCCCAAACCGTATTTGCCCCTGAACGCTGGCAGCGCATTGCGGGAGCAAACTGGCGAAAAGTGGTGTACGTGCTCAACCGCGGAGGGCGGTTCCAGGAATATGCAGAGGTCTACAAGGGCGAGCAAGTGTCTAACAAGTACGGCAAGCTCATCAACCTCTATCAGGAGAAGACCGCCAGCACCAAAAACGCCTTCACCGGCGAGCCAAACCCGGGCTACGCAACCTACATCCCCATCGTTACTACGCTGGGCGAGCCTCCCTCAAAAGCGGGGATGGAGGATGGCTATCCCTTGCACCTGATTACCCAGCGAGACATCCTGCACACCAAATCACGCACGGTGGTGGATTACTGGCTGCTGGCTCTGCGCATCGAAAACGAGGTGCTGATCCACCCCCAAGATGCCCAGAAGCTGGGGCTGAAAGACGGTGACCGTGTGAAGGTGGTCTCCGCTACTAACCCTTCTGGCGAGTGGGACCTCGGCAACGGCGTCAAGAAGCCAATGATCGGCAGGGTGAAGACCACCCAGACCATCATGCCGGGAGTGGTCACTTTCACACTGGGGCATGGACACTGGGCTACCGGCTCCAGCGATATAACGATTGATGGCACGGTAGTCAAAGGCGACCCGCGACGCGCACGAGGAATCCACGCCAACGCGGCGATGTGGGTAGACCCCTACCTGAAAAACACCTGTATGCTTGACCCGGTAGGGGGAAGCGTTTCGTTCTACGATACGAAAGTGAAGCTCGTCAAAGTGTGA